A single window of Nicotiana sylvestris chromosome 3, ASM39365v2, whole genome shotgun sequence DNA harbors:
- the LOC104220222 gene encoding receptor protein kinase-like protein ZAR1 has product MHLSNLLAIVILCFFTFAIFPTFALNSDGLSLLALKSAISSDPTEFLASWSESDSSPCHWNGIKCDDQNQKVISISLSAKNLTGYIPSEIGALSNLSILTLSYNNFSKPIPIHLFNATSLHSLDLSHNAFTGFLPEQITSLINLNHLDLSANFLNGSLPEELTELTQLTGTLNLSYNRFSFEVPVSYGKFPMTLSLDLRHNNLTGKIPSVGSLLNQGPTAFSGNPLLCGFPLETPCAEPEAQKPSVLPNLETPKDLGFVEKGKSGNGSVAVSLISGVSVVIGVVFVSVWVLRKKWKLDEGKMGKEKFDKEKSQSQEVVGFGCGGSEGEGQKGKYVVFDEGFGLELEDLLRASAYVVGKSRSGIVYKVVAGGGRGSAVGGGAAVVAVRRLSEGDATWRFKEFETEVEAIGKVQHPNVARLRAYYYASDEKLLVTDFIRNGSLHDALHGVPGNSLPPLSWAARLKIAQGIARGLMHIHECSPRKYVHGNIKSSKILLDDDLQAYISGFGLTRLISGSSKLVNSSTKKLNTSQIIVSPKNSTSSSIMYVAPESRVPGSKFTQKCDIYSFGIVLLEMLTGRLPDGGSEDDGKGLESHVRKVFRQERPLSEIIDPALLNEVHAKKQVVAAFHIALNCTELDPELRPRMRTVSDNLDRIKLQ; this is encoded by the exons atgcatcTTTCAAACCTTTTAGCAATTGTTATTCTTTGTTTCTTCACATTTGCTATCTTTCCTACTTTTGCACTGAATTCAGATGGACTTTCATTATTAGCTTTAAAATCAGCTATTTCTTCTGACCCAACTGAATTTCTTGCATCTTGGTCTGAATCAGACTCATCACCATGTCATTGGAATGGAATCAAATGTGATGATCAAAATCAAAAAGTCATTTCCATTTCACTCTCAGCCAAGAATCTCACTGGCTATATCCCTTCTGAAATTGGTGCACTTTCAAATCTCTCAATTCTCACTCTTTCCTACAACAACTTCTCTAAACCAATCCCAATTCATCTCTTTAATGCTACTTCACTTCACTCACTTGACCTTTCACACAATGCATTCACTGGTTTTTTGCCTGAGCAAATTACTTCACTTATTAACCTTAATCACCTTGATCTTTCTGCTAATTTTCTTAATGGTTCACTTCCTGAGGAGCTAACTGAGCTTACTCAGCTTACTGGGACTTTGAATCTTTCGTATAACAGATTTTCCTTCGAAGTTCCGGTGAGTTATGGTAAGTTTCCGATGACGTTGAGTTTGGACTTGAGGCATAATAATTTGACTGGTAAAATACCTTCAGTTGGGTCATTGTTAAATCAAGGGCCTACTGCATTTTCGGGGAACCCTTTACTTTGTGGGTTTCCATTGGAGACTCCATGTGCAGAACCAGAAGCTCAAAAACCTAGCGTTTTGCCAAATCTTGAAACCCCTAAAGATTTAGGGTTTGTAGAAAAGGGCAAATCTGGAAATGGGTCGGTGGCAGTTTCTTTAATCTCTGGCGTATCGGTGGTGATAGGAGTAGTGTTTGTTTCAGTGTGGGTATTGAGGAAAAAATGGAAGTTGGATGAGggtaaaatgggaaaagaaaagtTTGATAAGGAGAAGTCACAGTCACAGGAGGTGGTTGGGTTTGGTTGTGGGGGGAGTGAGGGGGAGGGGCAAAAGGGTAAATATGTAGTGTTTGATGAAGGGTTTGGGTTGGAGTTGGAGGATTTGTTAAGGGCATCAGCTTATGTGGTGGGGAAGAGTAGGAGTGGGATAGTTTATAAAGTGGTGGCAGGTGGCGGCAGGGGATCGGCGGTAGGTGGTGGCGCTGCGGTGGTCGCTGTTCGGAGATTGAGCGAGGGGGATGCCACGTGGCGGTTCAAGGAGTTTGAGACGGAGGTGGAAGCCATTGGGAAAGTACAACATCCAAATGTGGCGAGGCTTAGAGCTTATTACTATGCAAGTGATGAGAAATTGCTGGTTACTGATTTCATCCGCAATGGCAGCTTGCACGATGCCTTACATG GAGTACCTGGTAATTCCCTGCCACCATTGTCGTGGGCAGCTAGACTGAAGATCGCTCAAGGCATAGCTCGGGGTCTAATGCACATTCACGAATGTAGTCCTAGGAAATATGTTCATGGGAACATAAAATCGTCGAAAATCCTTCTTGACGATGATTTGCAAGCTTACATATCCGGTTTTGGGTTGACTCGTCTTATTTCAGGCTCCTCGAAGCTCGTTAATAGTAGTACCAAGAAGCTGAATACAAGTCAAATCATAGTAAGCCCTAAAAACTCAACTTCATCATCCATTATGTACGTAGCACCTGAGTCTCGAGTTCCTGGCTCCAAGTTCACACAAAAATGCGACATCTATTCGTTTGGGATTGTGCTTTTGGAGATGTTGACTGGTCGGTTGCCAGATGGAGGATCGGAAGATGATGGAAAGGGGCTCGAGAGTCATGTTAGGAAGGTTTTTAGGCAAGAACGACCCTTGTCCGAGATCATAGATCCTGCTCTCTTGAATGAGGTTCATGCCAAAAAGCAAGTCGTTGCAGCATTTCATATTGCTCTCAACTGCACAGAACTGGATCCCGAGCTTCGGCCAAGGATGAGAACAGTTTCTGATAACCTTGATCGTATCAAACTGCAGTGA